GAACTTTTAATTGTGTAGTGGTATTATATGAGATTCTTTGGAAAAAGGGAAATTACAAATTcgattaatatattttcccATTGACGGAGTTTAGATGTTCATATCTTGTCCTTCTTGTGGATAAGCTAAATTATAAGGGTATGTACTAAAATTTTGAGTGTTATTTTCTTCGTAACCATGATCGTACATATaaccattattaaatttattattacttgttGTGTTAGTagtattttcattattagtattagtattgtTAGAGTTTGCATGCGCAgttgtattattagaaCCAGTATAAGGGTATTGGACGTTGAACTTTTTTCTGTCCATATCAACATCAACAGGAATAGAACTATTTCTCAACTGCTGATTTGCAGGAgcagaatttaaatttaccCTATTTTTGGTTGGACTATTATAATTTCTACCGTTATTGACATTATTTGACATATAGTTATTGTGCTGGTTATTGCTATTTTGGGCGTCATGCTTATTTCTATTTAGCAAGCTAGTAGGATCATCCCCAGTCTTTTCAGGAGTGTCGGTTCTGGAAAtaaaatcttcaatatttcttctttctttaatagaattattctgctttaataaatattcattcaGTAAATCAATAGATTGTCTTacattaatatcattatctttATGATAAGTTAATCTGATTAGCTTCTCAGATACCGTAACTTCTGTATTTAGAGAATACTTTAAGggaataattatttcattatgcCATTTTATGAAGAGTTTAGGATCATCAATGTTTAATTTAGAacttaaaattaattctttttcagAACCAAAGCAAAGgctaattaatttttgagcAGCAACCATTGAGTTATCGTTGTTACCCCGAATTTCTAACTCATAACCTTCTGATGGTTCTTCAGTAGGAAATAAGATATAAACATTCATattcttttcaatttgaCCAATATAATCATTACCATGCTCTAATATAAAACGGTATTGACCAGGTGAGAATCTTAAGAATGTCTTGTACTGCGTTGAGCTATAATTTTTGGCCAATTCCTTCAATTCAAGTTTTGCCATTTCAATACCCATTACGTTTTTGTGTGGGCATCTAATGATTACATTATCATACCTAATGTGAGAAAATTCGTTTTGAGGTAAAAAGAAACTGTttgaaaattgaataaaaacatTATGTTTTTTCATTGTTGTTTGAATGACAGAACCTCCCGCACCAATAACCGGTCTATGGTAAACTTCTggtataaaaaaagaatctTCTGATGGTAGTTCGTCTGTAAAGCAATGAAATCCTTTTTGAAAATCTTCAAAGGAATCACTGATGACGTTTAAAAACATATTTTCGTCACCTTCATTCATTTCCAATGATAAAAGACAACTAGAAAGTTCCATGATTCTAGTCAACTTACCATTCTTCTTACCAGAgataaattcttcaaagtCAGGATGAATTTCGAAGATAGCTCTTAGTTGCTTCATAAATGGGAAAAGCTTTTccttattaaataaattttttaaattatttaatatatccTCATTGGTGAATGAAGCTGATTCGCTATCAACATAATCTCTTTTTATGTTTATACTAGTATGATCAATGCAGAAAACTAATTGATTAGGAACATCAGAGAATTGCATTAGTGAAATTTTACTTTCACtagaaattttgaataaattagtCAACAAATtcttattatcattaaacTTAAATGTATCATTCATAATCATCTGAATTTCGACAATATTGTGAAGTACTTGgattgtaaatattttggtGACAACATCTAAAATGGCAACAGATGGAGATTGAAATTCAATGAATGATTCGGTAACCGTAATAAAagattgaaatttattcattaacTTCTTTATGGTTTTATCATAAAAgtttttgataaataaaagttttagtggagaaatatttgaaaatctttgaaaaaataaattttctttaatcttTTGGATGTGGGTTTCTAACTTAATCTTTGCAGTTAATGTCATAGCTTTTACAGTActtgaaaagaaaatagttGGTGTTACATCAATATCATCAGGGATGTTAGAGAAGGAAGGTAAGTAAATATTGCAATGATAAGTCTTTGATAAACTTTCAATAATCGACATATTAATACCAGTACATAAAGGCAATAATGAATAggattctaattctaaacTTTGTACAAATCTCTCCCTCGTTTTATCTAGTATATCAAGTGATATTTGTAAATGTGGTAAACAAGCCTCTACATGTGAAATCTTACCTAAAAGTGTAATATACAACGAATCGTCATTGTTAGcgtcattatttaatatatctttaatatatattggCTTTTCAGTTAAGATAATATCAACGTCAAATTCTCTGGATAAATCATTGAATACCTTTTTTTGTTCATCGTTTAAGGATTTAAAAGTTGTTAAACTTGCTGCAATACAGATAGCATTAGTGGGTTCAATATAACCTAATGTAGTAAAGCCAGATAAGTTAACAACACTTGGAGTATCTTTGCTTTGACAGTACTCTGTGATAGTTagattttctaaattatctgGAAGAGCATATATAATAGATTTTTCCTCATTAGAAGCTGATTCAGGGATATTGATatcattatatttcaaaatatctttattaggTGTTTTCCACAAATTAGTCGTTTTATATATGTGTGGGGCATCGAAATAAATTTTGGTTGTGAAAGGAACCGTAAATTCGATTGCCATTTTTTAGCTTATTCTGAGAGAATTCAATTCAACCTTATCAATGAAGGACTCTCCTTTTAAGTTCTATTATAGGCCTCTTTATCTTATATCAATTGAACAAACTGCTGAGATAATTGTAGTCCAGATGGGGTTTATCTTaagtattttaaaattattcttgACAGGAGACTTGTATCAGAGTTTGTAAACTCTAATcctatttaaaatttcttagAAAAGAGATGAAGAGGTTCCTTTctgaaagaaataatttttaatgaaatgcTTTATCTTACTTGAACTGTTCATTGCCAATGACAATTTGTCTTTCTTTCTTATTTCGGAATCTTCTTCGAGTTTGTGGCATCAACTATCTGTGTTGATGCAATTGCCTATTTAGtacacttttttttcaaatcgAGAAATGCGCGAAGCGTGTTTATTCCATAATAGGAAATAATATCCAT
This genomic stretch from Henningerozyma blattae CBS 6284 chromosome 1, complete genome harbors:
- the TBLA0A08490 gene encoding uncharacterized protein (similar to Saccharomyces cerevisiae YLL032C; ancestral locus Anc_4.26), producing the protein MAIEFTVPFTTKIYFDAPHIYKTTNLWKTPNKDILKYNDINIPESASNEEKSIIYALPDNLENLTITEYCQSKDTPSVVNLSGFTTLGYIEPTNAICIAASLTTFKSLNDEQKKVFNDLSREFDVDIILTEKPIYIKDILNNDANNDDSLYITLLGKISHVEACLPHLQISLDILDKTRERFVQSLELESYSLLPLCTGINMSIIESLSKTYHCNIYLPSFSNIPDDIDVTPTIFFSSTVKAMTLTAKIKLETHIQKIKENLFFQRFSNISPLKLLFIKNFYDKTIKKLMNKFQSFITVTESFIEFQSPSVAILDVVTKIFTIQVLHNIVEIQMIMNDTFKFNDNKNLLTNLFKISSESKISLMQFSDVPNQLVFCIDHTSINIKRDYVDSESASFTNEDILNNLKNLFNKEKLFPFMKQLRAIFEIHPDFEEFISGKKNGKLTRIMELSSCLLSLEMNEGDENMFLNVISDSFEDFQKGFHCFTDELPSEDSFFIPEVYHRPVIGAGGSVIQTTMKKHNVFIQFSNSFFLPQNEFSHIRYDNVIIRCPHKNVMGIEMAKLELKELAKNYSSTQYKTFLRFSPGQYRFILEHGNDYIGQIEKNMNVYILFPTEEPSEGYELEIRGNNDNSMVAAQKLISLCFGSEKELILSSKLNIDDPKLFIKWHNEIIIPLKYSLNTEVTVSEKLIRLTYHKDNDINVRQSIDLLNEYLLKQNNSIKERRNIEDFISRTDTPEKTGDDPTSLLNRNKHDAQNSNNQHNNYMSNNVNNGRNYNSPTKNRVNLNSAPANQQLRNSSIPVDVDMDRKKFNVQYPYTGSNNTTAHANSNNTNTNNENTTNTTSNNKFNNGYMYDHGYEENNTQNFSTYPYNLAYPQEGQDMNI